A single region of the Sciurus carolinensis chromosome 14, mSciCar1.2, whole genome shotgun sequence genome encodes:
- the LOC124964114 gene encoding interferon beta-like → MNNRCFLHITLVLCFSTTSLSFSYKLRALQQSNSILKCQELLMQLNGRPEDCLNDTMDFKIPEEIKHPQQFQKDHAAFVTYEMLQNIYALFTRGFSNPGWNETIVKDLLVGLHQQMDLLETTLEEKLGEENIHWGNSMTILRLKSYYWRILRYLKAKEFSSCAWTVVQSELVRNFSFITRLADDFQN, encoded by the coding sequence ATGAACAACAGGTGCTTCCTCCATATCACCCTCGTGTTGTGCTTCTCTACCACATCTCTATCCTTCAGTTACAAACTGCGTGCACTCCAACAGAGCAACAGCATTTTGAAATGTCAGGAGCTCCTGATGCAGTTGAATGGGAGGCCTGAAGACTGCCTCAATGACACGATGGACTTCAAGATCCCTGAGGAGATCAAGCATCCACAGCAGTTCCAGAAGGACCATGCTGCCTTTGTCACCTATGAGATGCTCCAGAACATCTATGCTCTTTTCACAAGAGGCTTCTCTAACCCTGGCTGGAATGAGACCATTGTCAAGGACCTCCTTGTTGGACTCCATCAGCAGATGGACCTCCTGGAAACAACTCTGGAGGAGAAACTAGGAGAGGAAAACATACACTGGGGAAACTCCATGACCATCCTGCGTCTGAAGAGCTACTATTGGAGGATCCTGAGGTACCTGAAGGCCAAGGAGTTTAGCAGCTGTGCCTGGACGGTAGTCCAAAGTGAACTCGTCCGGAACTTCTCCTTCATTACCAGACTTGCAGATGACTTCCAAAACTGA